CGGCGCCAAGCAGATCAAACGGGTCGGCGGGCTCGGATTCTCCGGTGCCGATCCCGAGCAGGACGATGAAGGTTTCTACCGCGACATGAAGTCCAAGGTCACCACCGAACTCAAAAAGGCATTCCGGCCCGAATTCCTCAACCGAATCGACGCCTCCGTCGTTTTCCGTTCGCTGGGCAGGGCCGACATCGACCAGATCGTGGACCTGGAACTGGAAAACCTGCGCGCCCGACTGCGCGAGCACGAAATCGGAATCCAGCTCTCTGCGGAGGCACTCGGCCTGTTGGCCGAACGCGGCTACGACCCCGATTTCGGGGCCCGCCCGCTGCGCCGGGTCATCCAGCAGCTGCTCGAGGACCCGCTGGCCGAGACCCTGCTTTCGGGTGAATTGCCGAACGGGGCCAAGGTGATGGTCGAGCGCGACGGCGACGAGCTGGTTACGCAGGTCCTGGAACCGCTCGAAGTCTGACGCCCCGGCGGCGTCGATTGGGCCCGCGCACGCGGAAATCGCGCCACTGAAGTAATGCATCGCGAACCATCGAGTCCCGATTGCGTCGCGATCCTGCTGGCGGCCGGATCCGCGCGGCGTTTCGGGGCCGACAAGCTGCAATCGCGCCTGGGCGGTCGCCCGCTGCTGGCATGGGCGCTCGGGACCCTGCTTGCAAGCCCCGCGATCGGCGCAGTGCAATTGGTCGGCTCGGAATCCAATCTGGGCTGGTTGGCCGAATTGGCCTCCGACGGCAGCGACGCCAAGCTCTTGGATCCCTGCCCGGGCGGACGGGTTCGGTCCGAATCCACGCTCGCCGGCCTGGAAGCGGCCGGCGGCGAATGGACCTGGGCGCTGGTTCACGATGGGGCGCGCCCGTTCATCAGTTCGGCGATGATCGACGCCGGACTGGCGACCGCGCGCGACGTCGGGGCGGCGATCGCGGCCGTGCCCGCCCAGGACACCGTGCAGATCGTAAACGAGCAGGGACTGATCGATCGGACTCCGCCCCGCAGCAACGCCTATCTTGCCCAGACTCCGCAGATAGCGCGCCGCCAACTGCTGCTTGAGGCGCACCGCCGGTTTGCATCCGAACTGGAGCGGTTCACCGATGAGGCCTCGGTTCTGCGCGCGGTCGGCCAGCCGGTCGGGGTTTTTGCCGGCGACCGCAATAACCTGAAAATTACCGGGCCCGGAGATCTGGCCCTGGCGCGGGCGATCCTGGCCGAATTCGAAAACTGAGTCCGACGACCGGAGCAGAAGATGACCCAGAAACGCATCGGCCAAGGCCACGACCTGCACCGCCTCGAGGCCGGCGGGCCGCTGCGCCTTTGCGGAATCGACGTCGACGCGCCGTTTGAGGCGGTCGGTCACTCCGACGCGGACGTGGGAATTCACGCGTTGGTCGACGCCCTGTTGGGAGCCGCCCAGCTGGGGGACATCGGTCGGACATTCCCGGACACCGATCCCGCCCATGCCGACGCGAACTCGGCCGACCTCCTCTGGGAGGTCCACAACCGGGTCCGATCCCTGGGCTGGCGGATCGAAAACGTCGACCTGACCATTCATCTGGAACGCCCGCGCCTGGCGCCCTACGCATCCCAATTCGCGGCCCGGCTGGGCGGGATAACCAACGTGACGCCCTACCGCTTCAACATCAAGGCCAAGACCGCCGAGGGTCTGGGGCCGGTGGGGGATTCCGCGGCGGTGGCCGCCGACTGCGTCGTGCTGCTTACCAAGATGGGCCGCTGAACCGACCGCTCGCGCGAGCGGCTACGCCAATAAAATTTGCCGGGCGATCGGGGCAAGCTGCCGACGACCGCTTGCACCCGACGCAAATCGCCAGCCAGGAACTAGGGTTCTGGGACTAAGAATCCGCGACACGGCCACGCGCGAGCTGATCGCCGTGGCCGAAGGCGACGGCCCGGTCACGCTTTATGCGTGCGGGATGACTCCCAAAGACAAACCCCACATCGGGCACGCCCGAGTTTTTGTCATGGTCGACGTCCTGAGGCGCTGGCTCGAGTACTCCGGGCAGGAAGTCCAGCACGTCCAGAACTTCACCGACGTCGACGACAAGATCATCGAGCGCGCCCAAGCCCAGGGCCGCGATCCACTGGAACTGGCGCGGGCCAACTCGGACGCCTACTTCTCGGTGATGGACCGCCTGGAGGTACGCCGCGCGCACCTCTATCCGCGGGTGACCGACAACATGGAGGCGATCATCGCCGCGATCGGCGAGCTGATCGAGCGCGGCCACGCCTACGCCACGTCGAGCGGCGTCTATTTCCAGGTCTCGACCTGGCCGCAATACGGATATCTCTCGGGTCGGCGCGGCGAAGACCAGCTGGCCGGGGCCCGGGTGGCGGTAGATGAGGAAAAGCGCGATCCGCGCGATTTCGCGCTCTGGAAGCACCACAAGCCGGGTGAGATCTTCTGGGAGAGCCCCTGGGGACAGGGGCGGCCGGGCTGGCACATCGAATGCTCCTCGATGATCCGAGCCCACCTGGGACCCGAGATAGAGATCCACGCCGGCGGGTCGGACCTGATTTTTCCGCACCACGAGAACGAGTGCGCCCAGGCCGAGGCCGGGTTCGGAGTCGAGCGATTCGTGCGCTGCTGGTTTCACGTCGGAATCCTGCGCATCGGGGGCGAGAAGATGGGGCACTCGCTGGGCAACTTCCTCACCCTGGAATCCCTGCTGGATGCCTACGAACCGGCCGTGTTGCGCTACTACCTGGTCTCCACCCACTACCGCTCGCTGGTCGATTTCGGGGACGATTCGCTGCCTCAGGCCGAGGCCGCGCTGGCGCGCCTGCGCGGCCCCTTGCGCATCGAACCCGCGGCCGCGGGGAGCGCCGACGCGGAACTGGCCGCAGCTGCCGGGCGGGCCAAAGCCGAGTTCGCGGAGGCCATGAACGATGACCTCAACACGACCCGGGCGGTGGCGGCGGTGTTCGGGCTGGCCCGGGAAATCAACCGCCACGCCGGGAGCGTTTCGGCGGCGGGACTGGAAAAAGTCGTTGCAACCTACCGCGAGCTGGTTGGCGTGCTGGGAGTGGACCTGGAGCCGGCCGCGCAGCAGGATGATGGAGACGCCGGCGCGCTGCTGGATCTGCTGCTGGAACTGCGAACCCGCCTGCGGGCGGAGAAGAACTACGCCGCGGCCGACCAGATCCGTACCGCGCTCGGCGATCTGGGCTACGTCATCGAGGACTCGCCGGCCGGCAGCAGCTGGCGACGCGCCTAAGGGGAATTTACTTGGATTCGGTCCACCTCTCCAAGATGGTCTTCCACGCCTACCACGGCGCCCATCCGGAGGAAAAGTCGCTTGGACAGAGGTTCCTGGTGGACCTGACCGTGGAAGGCGATTTCTCCGAGGCCGGCCGATCGGACAACCTGGCCGATGCAGTCGACTACGGCCCCATCTACCGGGCGGTGCGCGAGATCATGGAAAGCGAATCGGTGAACCTGCTCGAACACCTCGGAGAACGGATCTGCCAGGCGGTGCTTGCGCTTTCGCCGCGAATTCGCAGAGTGGAGGCGGCGATCACCAAGCCTTCGGCGCCAGTCGCCGGGGTGCTTGCCGGAGCAACCGTGACGATCCGACGCGAGGCACCGCACTCCGACAACTGACTTAGTAACCGTGTTGATTGTCAACCGTGTATGGAGGATTGAGCAAGGCTCCGGAAGTGAGATGCGGGCAGTATTGGCGTCTTCCAAGTGGCAGGGCTCCGCCAGGGACTTGGCCGTCCGCGGAGTCCGGCGCCAATGGTCGGTAATCTTCCCGGCCCCGGCTTGTCCCTTTTGCCTGACAGGTCTTCGGGCGACGCCGCCTACAGCAGCTGCGTCCAGGGCCGGCCCTGCCGCACCACCGCGTTGAGCATCAGCAGCAGCTTGCGCGCACAGGCGGTCAGGGCCACCTTCCTGGGCTTGCCGGCCTCCACCAGGCGCTCGTAGAGCGGCTTGATGTCGGGATTGAAGCGCGCGGCCGACAGGGCGCCCATGTACAGCGCACTGCGCATCCTGGACCGCCCGCCGCGGATGGAGCGCTTGCCGGAGTAGGAGCCGCTCTCACGGCTGTAGGGGGCCACCCCCACCAGCGCGGCCAGCTCACGACGGTTAAGGGTTCCCAATTCCGGCAGGTAGGCGATCGCCGAGGAGGCCAGCACCGGGCCGACGCCGGGAACCGTACGCAGCAGATCGTAGCGGGCCTTAAGGTCCACGCTTCTGGCGATCAGTTCGCCGATGGCCTTCTCCAAGCGCTCGATCTGCTCGGTTGTCCAGGCGATGCTGGACCGGATCTGGTCCGCCGCGACCGGGCTCGCGGCCTTGTCGCGGCGGTTCTTCTCGCGGCTGCGCTGGCCGACCAGCTGCAGGCGCCGGGTGGTCAGCTCCTTGATCTCGGCCTGGGCCGGGTCGGGCTGCCGCCAGGTCGGCGGGTTCATCACCCTGGCGAAGCGGGCGATGGAGATCGCGTCCAACCGGTCGGTCTTGGCCAGGTTGCCGCTGGCGTCGGCGAAGCGCCGGGTGCGGGCCGGATTGACGATCGCGACCCTGTAGCCGTGCTCGGCCAGCACGATCGCCAGCTTGCGTTCGTAACCGCCCGTGGCCTCCATGCAGATGAGGGCCACGGGTCTCTGGGCCGCCAGCTTCCGGAGCAGCTTCCCTATTCCGGAGGCGGTGTAGGCAAAGCGGGACGTCTCCCGGTCGCGGTCGGTGGCGACTTCGAAGCTCGCCTTGGCCACGTCGATCCCGACGCAGCAGGATTGGTTCATGCCAAACTC
The Chloroflexota bacterium genome window above contains:
- the folB gene encoding dihydroneopterin aldolase encodes the protein MVFHAYHGAHPEEKSLGQRFLVDLTVEGDFSEAGRSDNLADAVDYGPIYRAVREIMESESVNLLEHLGERICQAVLALSPRIRRVEAAITKPSAPVAGVLAGATVTIRREAPHSDN
- the ispF gene encoding 2-C-methyl-D-erythritol 2,4-cyclodiphosphate synthase; protein product: MTQKRIGQGHDLHRLEAGGPLRLCGIDVDAPFEAVGHSDADVGIHALVDALLGAAQLGDIGRTFPDTDPAHADANSADLLWEVHNRVRSLGWRIENVDLTIHLERPRLAPYASQFAARLGGITNVTPYRFNIKAKTAEGLGPVGDSAAVAADCVVLLTKMGR
- a CDS encoding IS110 family transposase translates to MNQSCCVGIDVAKASFEVATDRDRETSRFAYTASGIGKLLRKLAAQRPVALICMEATGGYERKLAIVLAEHGYRVAIVNPARTRRFADASGNLAKTDRLDAISIARFARVMNPPTWRQPDPAQAEIKELTTRRLQLVGQRSREKNRRDKAASPVAADQIRSSIAWTTEQIERLEKAIGELIARSVDLKARYDLLRTVPGVGPVLASSAIAYLPELGTLNRRELAALVGVAPYSRESGSYSGKRSIRGGRSRMRSALYMGALSAARFNPDIKPLYERLVEAGKPRKVALTACARKLLLMLNAVVRQGRPWTQLL
- a CDS encoding cysteine--tRNA ligase, coding for MGLRIRDTATRELIAVAEGDGPVTLYACGMTPKDKPHIGHARVFVMVDVLRRWLEYSGQEVQHVQNFTDVDDKIIERAQAQGRDPLELARANSDAYFSVMDRLEVRRAHLYPRVTDNMEAIIAAIGELIERGHAYATSSGVYFQVSTWPQYGYLSGRRGEDQLAGARVAVDEEKRDPRDFALWKHHKPGEIFWESPWGQGRPGWHIECSSMIRAHLGPEIEIHAGGSDLIFPHHENECAQAEAGFGVERFVRCWFHVGILRIGGEKMGHSLGNFLTLESLLDAYEPAVLRYYLVSTHYRSLVDFGDDSLPQAEAALARLRGPLRIEPAAAGSADAELAAAAGRAKAEFAEAMNDDLNTTRAVAAVFGLAREINRHAGSVSAAGLEKVVATYRELVGVLGVDLEPAAQQDDGDAGALLDLLLELRTRLRAEKNYAAADQIRTALGDLGYVIEDSPAGSSWRRA
- the ispD gene encoding 2-C-methyl-D-erythritol 4-phosphate cytidylyltransferase; translated protein: MHREPSSPDCVAILLAAGSARRFGADKLQSRLGGRPLLAWALGTLLASPAIGAVQLVGSESNLGWLAELASDGSDAKLLDPCPGGRVRSESTLAGLEAAGGEWTWALVHDGARPFISSAMIDAGLATARDVGAAIAAVPAQDTVQIVNEQGLIDRTPPRSNAYLAQTPQIARRQLLLEAHRRFASELERFTDEASVLRAVGQPVGVFAGDRNNLKITGPGDLALARAILAEFEN